A DNA window from Candidatus Melainabacteria bacterium contains the following coding sequences:
- a CDS encoding isochorismatase family protein — protein sequence MSKIVNQHKLQPGKTALFNVDGTNDFADYKRTRARNFSRLAVPGGRRIGPVVGRIQRWGKRSGKIDLQIGIRDSHKPNMFNFAEQNPDKRPYLDKVADRDGSFVSVYPTHMIEGTWGWDWIRGTEAALFDATFRKGTEENRDEFSGATQEVIDWLRANGVTRVVLVGLVKRICVGLTANALARAGFEVVLVEDATCDLPIPDWQSVIDDFQQTGVITVTEKELYKTL from the coding sequence ATGAGCAAGATCGTCAATCAGCACAAGCTGCAGCCCGGCAAGACTGCGCTTTTCAATGTGGACGGCACCAACGATTTCGCCGACTACAAGCGCACGCGCGCTCGCAACTTCAGCCGTCTGGCCGTGCCCGGTGGTCGGCGCATCGGCCCTGTGGTCGGTCGCATCCAGCGCTGGGGCAAGCGGTCGGGGAAGATCGATCTGCAGATCGGCATCCGCGACTCGCACAAGCCGAACATGTTCAACTTCGCCGAGCAGAACCCCGACAAGCGTCCGTACCTCGACAAGGTGGCAGACCGCGACGGCAGCTTCGTCTCGGTCTATCCCACTCACATGATCGAGGGCACCTGGGGCTGGGACTGGATCCGCGGCACGGAAGCAGCGCTCTTCGACGCCACCTTCCGCAAGGGCACGGAGGAGAACCGTGACGAGTTCTCCGGCGCCACCCAGGAGGTGATCGACTGGCTGCGCGCCAACGGCGTCACGCGCGTCGTGCTGGTCGGTCTGGTCAAGCGCATCTGCGTCGGTCTCACTGCCAACGCGCTCGCTCGCGCCGGCTTCGAGGTGGTGCTCGTCGAGGACGCCACCTGTGACCTGCCCATCCCTGACTGGCAGTCGGTGATCGACGACTTCCAGCAGACCGGCGTCATCACCGTCACCGAGAAGGAGCTCTACAAGACCCTGTAA
- a CDS encoding NUDIX hydrolase has protein sequence MKLKYSLLVVSPPSQGASGDFSVVACKDLIALCESKGVHVSVGNGRKRLPALGRGGPRIVFIAGAVSPGRLLDIVERLHARGIKPIVVVDALQVDSLDWLHVELSVLNEKSFQLAHAGEIPSLLGRNWNDLHMHRFAKADNTSSVAVFLQGGKKILAIKRKHNPDAGKWALPGGFLNCQLETLEECGAREVGEETKVPVSPAELILVDVRSSPRRDSRQHVVDHGYAWFVPPDREAEVYAKMEASDDAEGLEVLDTDWLLAQDIAFDHRLIIERALALCHCA, from the coding sequence ATGAAACTCAAGTATTCACTACTGGTGGTGTCACCACCCTCTCAAGGTGCCTCAGGTGATTTCAGCGTTGTCGCATGCAAAGACTTGATTGCCCTGTGCGAAAGCAAGGGCGTCCATGTCTCTGTGGGCAACGGACGGAAGCGTCTGCCGGCGCTCGGACGTGGTGGACCGCGTATCGTTTTCATCGCCGGTGCAGTTTCGCCGGGGCGCCTCCTCGACATCGTCGAGCGTCTGCACGCTCGGGGCATCAAGCCCATTGTCGTGGTCGATGCGCTTCAGGTCGATTCGCTCGACTGGCTGCACGTAGAGCTTTCGGTGCTGAACGAGAAATCGTTCCAACTCGCCCACGCCGGGGAGATTCCTTCCTTGCTCGGGCGCAACTGGAACGATTTGCACATGCACCGTTTCGCCAAAGCCGACAACACCTCGTCGGTGGCGGTTTTCCTCCAGGGCGGCAAGAAGATTCTCGCCATCAAGCGCAAACACAACCCTGACGCAGGCAAGTGGGCGCTTCCGGGCGGTTTTCTCAACTGCCAGCTGGAAACCCTGGAGGAATGCGGTGCACGCGAGGTCGGTGAAGAAACGAAAGTGCCGGTTTCGCCGGCCGAGTTGATTCTCGTCGACGTTCGCTCCAGCCCGCGCCGTGACTCGCGACAACACGTCGTCGATCACGGCTATGCCTGGTTCGTTCCGCCCGATCGTGAAGCTGAAGTCTATGCCAAGATGGAGGCTTCCGATGACGCAGAAGGTCTCGAGGTGCTGGATACCGACTGGCTTCTCGCGCAAGACATCGCCTTCGATCATCGCCTGATCATCGAACGCGCACTGGCGCTGTGTCATTGCGCGTAG
- a CDS encoding DUF1574 domain-containing protein has product MQHPSPTRRSKLSLFFVAVAGFAVINGLVVCAMGQTSIKLTRDAISQQTQLCPLFGSWTWWMAKGFLDQKVPPDIVLLGSSQMNSAARAGDAKLLNHAVDCVSHHEVFSLETALEKAGLPRNSVVNCSLDGAMASDYWMTARALLTDEHRPKIVIIGVSPRDFIDNKLVSASSTEPFRFFSRYVDSGKLSQLAYPDPIARANAQLEWALNSLPTRALHSSIESLLSSNQWRGNKPQTQEVLGIVRDSQMMVKPGEFMEPAKTEGVWVDNSHEYINRYKNSSPPCYPIQISFFKEFLGLMRDQNVRVLVLGMPTLAQNRNLLSADFWSSYRTQISSICRDYNASWLDVSDSPDFNVSDFIDTVHVNSKGGAKLFAIMAEKLGSDANLYKALAAKTNADLAYTSKSKLPQ; this is encoded by the coding sequence TTGCAGCACCCGAGTCCGACTCGCCGATCTAAATTGAGCCTCTTCTTCGTTGCAGTGGCTGGCTTTGCTGTGATTAACGGACTCGTTGTTTGTGCTATGGGGCAGACTTCGATCAAGCTCACACGGGATGCAATATCGCAGCAGACTCAGCTGTGCCCGCTTTTCGGTAGCTGGACCTGGTGGATGGCAAAAGGTTTTCTTGATCAGAAGGTGCCACCAGATATAGTGCTTCTGGGCAGTTCCCAGATGAATTCAGCGGCCCGCGCTGGTGACGCTAAACTTTTGAATCATGCCGTTGACTGCGTGTCTCATCACGAAGTGTTCAGCCTGGAAACTGCTTTGGAGAAGGCTGGATTGCCGCGTAATAGCGTCGTTAACTGTTCTTTGGACGGTGCCATGGCGTCTGATTACTGGATGACCGCAAGAGCACTTCTGACCGACGAACACCGTCCTAAGATCGTCATCATTGGTGTTTCCCCTCGGGACTTTATAGACAATAAGCTGGTTTCAGCCAGCTCGACTGAACCGTTCCGTTTTTTCTCACGCTATGTGGATAGCGGTAAGCTCAGTCAACTTGCTTACCCTGATCCGATCGCGCGTGCCAATGCACAGTTGGAATGGGCGCTCAATTCACTGCCCACTCGTGCACTGCACTCTTCGATTGAGAGTTTGTTGAGTTCGAACCAGTGGCGCGGCAATAAGCCTCAAACGCAAGAAGTGTTAGGAATTGTCAGAGATTCTCAGATGATGGTCAAACCGGGCGAATTTATGGAGCCTGCAAAAACTGAAGGCGTTTGGGTCGACAATAGCCATGAATATATCAACAGATACAAGAACTCTTCGCCGCCTTGCTACCCGATCCAAATTTCCTTCTTCAAAGAATTTCTTGGTTTGATGCGCGATCAAAATGTCAGAGTGCTTGTTCTGGGAATGCCGACACTGGCTCAGAATCGCAATCTTCTCAGTGCTGATTTCTGGAGTTCATACCGAACTCAGATTTCTTCTATCTGTCGTGATTACAATGCTTCCTGGCTTGACGTCAGTGACAGTCCCGATTTCAATGTCAGTGATTTTATTGATACGGTGCACGTGAACAGCAAAGGTGGCGCAAAACTTTTCGCCATTATGGCTGAAAAACTGGGATCCGACGCCAATCTGTATAAGGCACTGGCGGCAAAAACTAATGCTGACCTGGCATATACCAGCAAATCCAAACTGCCGCAGTAA
- a CDS encoding cyanophycinase — protein sequence MSSPKLHPLILVLAATLVIPVFGQDSRAAVNQSNAPKAAFFLIGGNAKTTLADFVQLAGGDKANIAIITHAAEEPAKMGDELQNAFNELGVKNTTVILPGTKTGLPKDTTAVYICGGAQTRLKRLLEEPMLSQLLTFDGLIGGSSAGAMIAAPRMIAGGMDEHVVKAQSLNIIDGLNFVPNVVIDTHVGERSRDTRLMAALVLIETADLGIGLDEDTAVYIHDGKAKVYGEGNVRLFKRGEGFRSNVEARGKNTLSSVHNVVISVLSSGDDFDLPVREVLTPGK from the coding sequence ATGTCGTCGCCTAAACTACATCCGTTGATTCTCGTTCTTGCGGCAACCCTCGTCATTCCGGTCTTCGGACAAGATTCGCGAGCCGCGGTGAACCAGAGCAACGCGCCCAAAGCGGCATTCTTTCTGATTGGCGGCAACGCCAAAACGACGCTGGCCGACTTCGTGCAGCTGGCGGGTGGTGACAAAGCCAACATCGCCATCATCACGCATGCCGCCGAGGAACCCGCGAAGATGGGCGACGAGCTGCAAAACGCATTCAATGAATTGGGCGTCAAAAACACGACGGTAATTCTGCCAGGCACTAAGACTGGCTTACCGAAGGATACTACCGCAGTCTATATCTGCGGTGGCGCTCAGACCCGCCTGAAGAGATTGCTGGAGGAGCCTATGCTGAGCCAGCTTCTCACTTTCGACGGGCTGATTGGTGGCAGCAGCGCGGGCGCAATGATTGCAGCCCCACGCATGATTGCCGGCGGCATGGACGAACATGTCGTCAAAGCCCAGTCTCTCAACATCATCGACGGTCTCAACTTCGTTCCCAACGTCGTCATCGATACGCACGTGGGCGAACGATCGCGAGACACGAGACTGATGGCTGCGCTCGTGCTGATCGAGACAGCAGATCTGGGCATCGGACTGGATGAGGACACGGCAGTCTACATCCACGACGGCAAAGCAAAGGTTTATGGCGAGGGCAACGTGCGCTTGTTCAAGCGCGGCGAAGGCTTTCGCTCTAACGTTGAAGCACGCGGCAAAAACACCCTGTCCAGCGTGCACAACGTCGTCATCTCGGTGCTCAGCTCGGGCGACGATTTCGATTTGCCTGTGAGGGAGGTCCTCACACCCGGCAAGTGA
- a CDS encoding amidohydrolase, which yields MSETMHNAREIQKDLVAMRRHLHAHPELNFVEYETSRYASEKLENLGFVVRAAGGKTGIVADLGQGNKTVAIRCDMDALPISELNRSVYASKNAGVMHACGHDAHLAVALGVAQILSNCDLPGRLRIIVQPGDSPAGRPGAATMIEAGALEGVTAVLGLHVDGTVPTGKVGIVASLAQAFEEHFVVEFKDDGESQEFADTSLTTANLVRALYGVPALVGSGSDESSLSVNSMQCENDLSHAGGRHARLEGRIKTSGDEMRQRTHSEIEKIAASVRNQARVIFSDSKQKFVDSSAVTATMHSTAVDLLGASNVLSIKRKSWNWQFSLLTEHVPGAMIYLGAEIASSRRSHQSATFDIDENCLPIGVAVLAEAAIRLLRA from the coding sequence ATGTCTGAGACCATGCACAACGCCAGAGAAATTCAAAAAGATCTCGTTGCAATGCGCCGTCATCTGCACGCACATCCGGAGTTGAATTTCGTCGAGTATGAAACCTCTCGATACGCAAGCGAAAAGTTGGAGAATTTGGGATTCGTTGTGCGTGCTGCGGGCGGTAAGACCGGAATAGTTGCTGATCTTGGTCAAGGCAATAAAACAGTAGCAATTCGTTGTGATATGGATGCACTGCCCATCTCTGAATTGAATCGCTCCGTATACGCCTCCAAAAACGCCGGTGTCATGCATGCTTGCGGCCATGATGCTCATCTTGCTGTTGCGCTGGGAGTGGCGCAGATTCTGTCCAACTGTGATTTGCCCGGGCGGTTGCGTATTATTGTGCAACCCGGTGATAGTCCTGCTGGGCGACCAGGCGCTGCCACTATGATCGAAGCGGGGGCGCTGGAAGGCGTTACAGCGGTACTGGGCTTACATGTGGATGGAACAGTACCGACTGGCAAGGTTGGTATTGTAGCGAGCCTTGCGCAAGCGTTTGAAGAGCATTTTGTCGTTGAATTTAAAGACGATGGAGAGTCGCAAGAATTTGCCGATACCAGCCTGACTACGGCAAATCTTGTGCGAGCACTGTACGGTGTTCCTGCCCTGGTTGGTTCAGGCTCTGATGAGAGCTCGCTTTCGGTGAACAGCATGCAGTGTGAAAACGACCTTTCGCATGCGGGAGGCCGGCACGCCAGGTTAGAGGGGCGAATAAAAACGTCTGGCGATGAAATGCGCCAGCGCACGCACAGCGAAATTGAAAAGATCGCCGCCAGTGTGCGTAATCAGGCTCGTGTGATTTTCAGCGATTCTAAGCAGAAATTTGTCGATAGTTCCGCTGTAACTGCCACCATGCACAGTACAGCGGTAGATTTGCTGGGCGCGAGCAATGTTCTTTCCATAAAACGAAAATCCTGGAACTGGCAATTTTCTCTCTTAACCGAGCATGTCCCGGGCGCAATGATATACCTGGGCGCGGAAATTGCCAGCAGCCGTCGCAGTCATCAGAGCGCGACATTTGATATTGATGAAAATTGCCTGCCGATTGGCGTGGCAGTGCTTGCGGAAGCCGCGATAAGGTTGCTTAGGGCATAA
- a CDS encoding ATP-dependent Clp protease ATP-binding subunit, whose product MRSRPSFRHQFKVHPVSQPPVTTAVLESCAASRCDSKSKHVMGVPPRAFVSSSLIRELLNLNSERHYMPLYQTEGAIVMTTDTNNSSSIGTVDSRREVTVSWSEEEKAFRAFLDDNMSGQDDVKDSLVEILAAIRNPLRDPNAPIFSVLMCGPSTSGKTLGFKLLVQWVHGARDKMLFVSGSDYEERHQIQKLIGAPPGYTGYVDVKDPKYKAPQPGEFDESAVLSQHNLNNTKLGCKEDVIFILFDEWEKFHFAFNRFMLRPLREGTGELNNNQPVNFRNVVIGFTSNIGSEELEKMQKPMGFTVREAKVTTKDDVRQVVVRELVKGYPPEFRNRINKVLFFAGLQNEQMLRVVDIELKTLSERIINALGGKAFILSLDDSAKAWLLEKDGTSDEKSALPGMQQKMAQHLVQPLGRLVKAGTIHAGDRVEVSHREGEEKLSFFITADPLAHLARPADVADEPTMERRTADDGATGTVTGTAGDRGESKTTALALLPGSGSRTDAPSTEGVEVRHLQPFQLVMRCEKDQLERVSAAVREAANAMPHTVVVEYTNRINGVGTADVHSTLEEMVALRDRFPGLRVIIVGGELGSN is encoded by the coding sequence ATGCGCAGTCGTCCGTCGTTTCGACATCAGTTCAAAGTCCATCCAGTCTCGCAGCCGCCTGTAACGACCGCAGTTCTGGAGAGTTGTGCCGCGTCTCGGTGCGACTCGAAGTCCAAGCACGTGATGGGTGTACCACCGCGCGCTTTTGTTTCAAGCAGCCTCATCCGAGAGCTGCTCAATCTCAACAGCGAACGGCATTACATGCCGCTCTATCAAACCGAAGGAGCAATTGTTATGACTACCGACACCAACAACAGCAGCAGCATCGGCACCGTCGACTCGCGTCGCGAGGTGACCGTTTCCTGGTCCGAGGAAGAGAAGGCGTTCCGCGCGTTCCTCGACGACAACATGTCCGGTCAGGACGACGTCAAGGACAGCCTCGTCGAGATCCTCGCCGCCATCCGCAACCCGCTGCGCGACCCCAACGCGCCCATCTTCTCCGTGCTCATGTGCGGTCCGTCCACCTCCGGCAAGACGCTCGGCTTCAAGCTGCTCGTCCAGTGGGTGCACGGCGCGCGCGACAAGATGCTGTTCGTCTCGGGCAGCGACTACGAGGAGCGCCACCAGATCCAGAAGCTGATCGGTGCCCCTCCGGGATACACCGGCTACGTCGACGTCAAGGACCCGAAGTACAAGGCGCCGCAGCCCGGTGAGTTCGACGAGTCGGCTGTGCTCTCGCAGCACAACCTGAACAACACCAAGCTGGGCTGCAAGGAGGATGTCATCTTCATCCTCTTCGACGAGTGGGAGAAGTTCCACTTCGCCTTCAACCGCTTCATGCTGCGTCCGCTGCGTGAGGGCACCGGTGAGCTGAACAACAACCAGCCGGTGAACTTCCGCAACGTGGTCATCGGCTTCACCTCCAACATCGGCTCGGAAGAACTCGAGAAGATGCAGAAGCCGATGGGCTTCACGGTGCGCGAGGCCAAGGTGACCACGAAGGACGACGTCCGCCAGGTGGTGGTGCGCGAGCTGGTCAAGGGCTACCCGCCCGAGTTCCGCAACCGCATCAACAAGGTGCTGTTCTTCGCCGGTCTGCAGAACGAGCAGATGCTGCGGGTCGTCGACATCGAGCTGAAGACCCTCTCCGAGCGCATCATCAACGCGCTCGGCGGTAAGGCCTTCATCCTGTCGCTCGATGACAGCGCCAAGGCGTGGCTGCTCGAGAAGGACGGCACGTCCGACGAGAAGTCCGCGCTGCCCGGCATGCAGCAGAAGATGGCGCAGCATCTGGTCCAGCCTCTGGGCCGGCTCGTCAAGGCGGGTACCATCCACGCCGGTGACCGCGTCGAGGTGTCGCATCGGGAAGGCGAGGAGAAGCTGAGCTTCTTCATCACCGCCGACCCGCTCGCCCACCTGGCTCGGCCCGCCGACGTCGCCGACGAGCCCACGATGGAGCGTCGGACTGCCGATGACGGTGCCACCGGCACCGTTACCGGCACTGCCGGCGACCGCGGCGAGTCCAAGACGACTGCGCTGGCGCTGCTCCCGGGCAGCGGCAGCCGCACCGACGCGCCTTCCACCGAGGGCGTCGAGGTGCGCCACCTGCAGCCGTTCCAGCTCGTCATGCGCTGCGAGAAGGACCAGCTCGAGCGGGTCAGCGCTGCTGTCCGCGAGGCTGCCAACGCCATGCCGCACACGGTGGTGGTCGAATACACCAACCGCATCAACGGCGTGGGCACCGCTGACGTGCACTCGACGCTCGAAGAGATGGTGGCGCTCCGTGACCGGTTCCCCGGTCTGCGCGTCATCATCGTCGGCGGCGAGCTCGGCAGCAACTGA